The Coffea arabica cultivar ET-39 chromosome 2c, Coffea Arabica ET-39 HiFi, whole genome shotgun sequence genome includes the window ACATGTTCTGAATCGCTTATTAAATGTTGTTATTTCTGGAATTGGTTAAGCGAAATCCCAGCTAACCACTTTGTCAGTCACTTTAATAAAGCAGGGGATTTAATTGAACataaggaaagaagaaaagtgCGGTAACACTTCCAATAAGGACACCATATCattttccaaaagaaaaaagaaaaaagactaTAATTCAGAGTACAAAATAATTGCATTGGAACACCCTCAGTTAACCTTTTCTGAAATGGCATTAAGCAAACATGCATCAAGATAGTATGAACTTAGACAAAAGCGAATAATCATCTGCAACAGCAAAACAATGCATCTGAGCTTCTCCATTTTCCCTTCATACAAATTAGAAAACAAAAGCCTAGTGCTTATCTTGTTTGTACACAGCATTTGAATTGCAAAAAATACTGCTGTCCATTCTACATTTGCCTGCCCCTAGTAATATGCCAGGCTGCAATCATGTTGtggattattttcattttagcCAGAGAAAAATAAGCAAAATACATGTCCTTTTGCCATACTAGTTGTGGGATATTATATGCAAGTTATTTCTACTACCCTGACTGGCACTACAATGGGTGCATTGGATTCTTCCACCTATAATGAGAAGCTCTAAAAAGTAGACAGTTAGGGCTTTTGTCAGGATCTTTTCTTTAGCTATGGAGTACCATTATTTTCTAGTCTTTCTTCGTGGAGATGTCAAGAATTGAACTCATGATCTCCAGAACATTGAGCATGCATTGAATCCCAAGGCTATCAACCTCTTTTCCACCAGGACAGACATTGCCACCACTGATAACAGCAATAGGGGGTAAAATTAGTCATTGGCACTTTCTGAGAAGGGGTACAAAAGTTATCCATCGCCATGTTTTAGTACCTGCAGTTTCAAGTAAAGAAATAATTAATTACTTAACAAAATGCATATTCAAACTGGATGTGACATGTTACAAAAACCAAATTATGCAGCTGTATATGACATGAATGCGGTTCCAAGAATGCATATTCAAACTGGATATGACAAGTTACAAAAACCAAATTATGCGGCTGTAAGGTAAGAAATATACAGAGAAGATTAGAATGTAACTTCTCTTGGCCCTATTGCTGATTAAAAGTTACTTTAAAACTCATACTCTGTCACAAAGTAGCTCAATTTCCTCCACTCCTATAACCATGGGTGCATAAAGCAAAACCTCTCTCAGCTAACAAACAGAAATGAATATCGTAATCTCTTTCAACCAAGAGATTAGGACCATCAAACTTGAAAACCATACGAGGGAGACAGACTAAAGATGCTAAGCTACCAGgctgaaataaaaaatatgggAACACGAACTTATAGACTCTGTGACAGTTTAGCCATCAATACTTTCCATTAAAAAGATAAAACTATTATTTAACTTCAAAACTCTCTCAAAATAGGTAGACTTTCGGGTGCCAAGCTCCAATGCTGTAACACCACTTCCAAGGTAAGTGCCATTTTGACAGAAAAACACCTACCTGCTATCATAAGCATCACTAATAGTGCACTAGTTCAATCTACCGGTCATAGAAACATGAAAAATGTAAATTTCTTTGGGCAAGGACCTTGTCCATTACTAGTAGCACCTCCAATTCTTAACATACTGTGCAGTAAATTCTAACCTTACAGATTTGGAAGATTGCAGGCTCTTTTCTCTGGTTCCAACTTCCTTGGTGCCACTGGGCACACACATGCTCCAACATCAATCAAGTATAGAACCCAGTTCATTGAATGTTAACAAGACTATCACCAATGATCTCCACAGCTACAAGTTCCATCCTTGAATAAATGAAACCTATTTGCATCTCTGACTAAAATTACTCGTTGCAAGATCTTAGATATATATTTGGTTGCAGTATGGCAATCTCCACAAACACGTAGGTTCTTCATTATTTGCAAAGGGGAACCTGGTTCTGTATTCAACACACCAAATGCAATGGCAAGCCTTTCACTATGCCCACAAAGCATTTCAACCTTTTCATCATCTTCAACATCATGCAAAGCAAATCTTAGATCAGCCACATAACCTTCCTTGGCCATTAGATCTGAAAGGACAACAAGGAAATCATGCACCTCTTTGTACCGTTCAAAGAACATGTGTCCGGTGCCAAAAATATAAACCCTATTTTGAATCTCCAACCAACTAAATCCAGGTTGCTTTTTCAGACCTCTTGCTCTCAAGGATTTTCTTATCATTTTCACTTTATCCCACTTCCCTAAGGCAGCATAAACATTTGATGCTAAAACATGATATCCTGGATCATCTGAATTTAATTCAAGTAGACGTTTTGACACACGTTCAGCAATCTTAATATCTCCACTGGATCGGCAAGCACTAAGCAGAGCTCCCCATATACTTGCATCTGGTTTTTGTGGCATCGAAAGGATGAAATCCTCTGCTTCAGCTAGCAGGCCAGATCGAGATAGAAGATCAACCATGCATGCATAATGTTCTTTCCTTGGCTCAATACTATAGTCATTCTTCATTTGGTAAAAGCAATCCCATCCTTCTTGCACCAAACCAGAATGGCTACATGCAAACAATATGGCAACAAACACAACATGATCAGGAACAATACCAACTTTCTTcatcttctgaaaaacttttagaGCTTTCATTCCTTCACCGTACATTCCATATGCAGAGATCAGTGCAGTCCACGATATGACATCCTTTGTTTTCATGAGCTTAAAAACTCTCATGGAGTACCACAAAATTCCACTTTTGGAGTACATTTCAATCACTGCATTCCCAATTGAAACATCTGACTCAAAACCTAGCCTGAAAATGCAGCCATGCAACTCTTTTGCTTGACGTTTGGCACCTAGAAAGGAACACAGCGTTAAGGTGCTCAACAGGGTAGGTACCTCAAAAGTAATTCCTTTATTCTGCATCCTACTGATCATTCTTAAACCTAAACTACAGTCTTCACAATGACCACAAGCAGCTATAATAGTATTCCATGTCACTACATCCCGAGCTTCCATGTTCTCAAATTGTTCCAAAGAATTGTCCAGTTCTCCAACTTTGGCATACATATCTATGAGTGAGTTACCCACAGTTATGATGGAATCAAATCCTTGCTTTAAGAGAGTGCAATGTAGCTGTGTTGCAAAATATCTGTTAGTAGATTGTGTACACAACGTTAAAAGAATCACATAAGTGATGGAATCAGGCTCCAATTCCATCTTCATCATGTTAAACAGCTCTATTGCTTCCTCATAAAATTCATTTTCAGTATAACCACTAATCATAGAGTTCCAAGACACTAAATCTCTGCTTTTCATACTGTCAAAAACTTCCCTTGAAGCCAATAATTCACCACACTTCGTATACATGTTTATTAGGAGATTGTTAGCTGTTATGTCACCTGTGCATCTATTTTGCACCATGTAGTCATGCACTGATCTTCCGGACTTCAAGTCCCTGACATGACCACAAGCTTGCAAAACAGATGAAAGTGTTATTGTATCAGGTTCAAAATCATGCACCATTTGAAAAAACAACCTGATTGAGTCGTCGTACAAGGAAGAATTAAAGAACCCACAGATCATAGTATTCCAAGTGACTGTATCTCTAACATCCATCTTATTAAAAACTTTTTCACAATCGACTAACTTATCGAATTTGAAGTACATAGAAAGCAAACCATTACTCACAATGACGTCTCTCATAACACCAATCTTCTCCACTAAGCCATGAATTAGTTGACCCTCCACAACCTCCATTAAGCCACTACATGCTGGTAAAACACTCGACACAGTAAAGCAATCCGGTAGCAAACCAACCATTCTCAACTTGTAAAAGAATTCCAATGCTTCATCCCAATACCCATTTGAACTATACCCAGAAATCAAACTATTCCAGGTAATCAAATCTCTTTTAGACATTCCATCAAACACATTCCTTGCTCTATCCAAGTTATTCAGCCGCGAATACATATCTATCAAAGCATTGCATATATACAAATCTGAACCAAAACCCACCTCTAAAACATGATCATGAACAAGTTTTGCCGTCTCAAAATCCAACAAATTCGCACACGAATTAATAACCGAAGGAAGGGTATAATTATCAGGCACCATCCTTAATTCCCGCATCTGGGTGTAAAAATCTAGTGCTGTAGAGTATAATCCATTATGGGTCATGGCTCTAATGATTGTATTCCACAAATAAACATTCTTTTTTTGCGAACTTTGTCCAAAAATCGACAATGAAGCAAGTGGGTCTTTAAATTGGGAGTATTTGGAAATGAGTTTTCCTGAGAACAGTACAGAATTGTGCAGGCCTAATGTAATTATCAAAGAATGGATTCTGCGGAGGTTTCTTTGGTTTGTAGCGGAGGACAATGCATTTGATAGTGGAGTGTAAAAGAAGTCTCGGCTTCTTGCGCTTAAGCTACACAACTCCCTGGTGTTCATTTGGCATTGTAACAACAACACCGCAGCAACATCAAGTGACCTGGGAGCCACCGAAGAAGGGACTCATTAAGATAAATAAAGAAGCAGCCATATCAGCTCAGATGATAAGGACAGGGAAAGGGAATCATAGCTAGGAGCTGGACTGAGAAAGTAATGAAAGCAAAACGAACccaagagagggagaaagcAATCGAGGAAAAGCTCTAGCAGTAAGGACTGCATTAATGATGACCAAAGATGCAGGATGGACTAGAATGGAAGTCCAATCAGACTGTAAATCAGTTGTGGACCAAATGAGGATGGCATCGAGAATTTGAGAAAaggttttttagtttttttctttttttgagtgAACGAGAAAAAGTTTTGAGcaatataatttttcttttgtgcATGGGTCAAGTGGTTTGTTTGCATTGtgttttatttggaatatttttactgtagcactttttgtaatgtgatgtgtgtgagataaaaaggtaattggaaatataaaaaggtgtattgaaaattataatgatgatgtaagcagataaaattggggaaataaaacataatCCAAAAGAAATGCAAGTAACTATATGCTAGTTGAATATGCAATCAGGCTAATTAACTATTAAGGACATGGAATGTTGCCCGTGCCGCTAATGTACATAGCAAAGAGAGAAATGAGGGTAGTTGTCCATTTCTGTAACTAAATCTTGTATTATTAAGTATTAACATATATAAAGAAAATTTGCTAATTTGATCCCCCACATTTTCAAGAAAAACTTTTATTATTCTTCGTattcaaaatcaaccaaaagaatccatcaaatatataaaaaaaagtacGTCTATTTGGTTCTAAAACTCATTTTCGCTTATTTCTCTGAACAAAAACTGCATACCTGCTTCACGTGCTCACCTCTGTGAGCATGGCTTATGCTTGCAATTATGGATAAATGAGGGAAGGGTGC containing:
- the LOC113727029 gene encoding pentatricopeptide repeat-containing protein At3g03580-like is translated as MNTRELCSLSARSRDFFYTPLSNALSSATNQRNLRRIHSLIITLGLHNSVLFSGKLISKYSQFKDPLASLSIFGQSSQKKNVYLWNTIIRAMTHNGLYSTALDFYTQMRELRMVPDNYTLPSVINSCANLLDFETAKLVHDHVLEVGFGSDLYICNALIDMYSRLNNLDRARNVFDGMSKRDLITWNSLISGYSSNGYWDEALEFFYKLRMVGLLPDCFTVSSVLPACSGLMEVVEGQLIHGLVEKIGVMRDVIVSNGLLSMYFKFDKLVDCEKVFNKMDVRDTVTWNTMICGFFNSSLYDDSIRLFFQMVHDFEPDTITLSSVLQACGHVRDLKSGRSVHDYMVQNRCTGDITANNLLINMYTKCGELLASREVFDSMKSRDLVSWNSMISGYTENEFYEEAIELFNMMKMELEPDSITYVILLTLCTQSTNRYFATQLHCTLLKQGFDSIITVGNSLIDMYAKVGELDNSLEQFENMEARDVVTWNTIIAACGHCEDCSLGLRMISRMQNKGITFEVPTLLSTLTLCSFLGAKRQAKELHGCIFRLGFESDVSIGNAVIEMYSKSGILWYSMRVFKLMKTKDVISWTALISAYGMYGEGMKALKVFQKMKKVGIVPDHVVFVAILFACSHSGLVQEGWDCFYQMKNDYSIEPRKEHYACMVDLLSRSGLLAEAEDFILSMPQKPDASIWGALLSACRSSGDIKIAERVSKRLLELNSDDPGYHVLASNVYAALGKWDKVKMIRKSLRARGLKKQPGFSWLEIQNRVYIFGTGHMFFERYKEVHDFLVVLSDLMAKEGYVADLRFALHDVEDDEKVEMLCGHSERLAIAFGVLNTEPGSPLQIMKNLRVCGDCHTATKYISKILQRVILVRDANRFHLFKDGTCSCGDHW